The DNA sequence TCAAAGGTTGAGACTTTTCTGTCCTTGGGGTGCAAGTAATTTTAAAGTACAAAGGTAAGTACTAAATCTGAAACTTTATATGTACTTAactatacatttttatttttttttgtcttttgatattTTGGGGGGCTTTTTTTGGCAGTGATCCGTTTCACACCGAGTCTGTCTCTCTACCATCCCAAGGCGGTTTTGAATTTGATTCCATTAAGTCTGCAATGATAATAGAACAATTTTTCGCACATAAAATCACCAATCccgagaaaaagaaaaaatatatgaacTGATTTAGATGACAATATCTGTGGGTCATTAATCAACCATTGTCTTTCCTGTTCTATGACTTTAATACATATCGATAATTAGCAAAATCATGTCAAAAGTGCAAAATGGCTGTTCATTGAAGTTATCTGTGATTACCTGCAAATCTGCGATTATTGACAAGGGAATATTCTAGTTTTTCGGAACTCGCGATTGTCTGATAGTGACCGTAAACCAAATTAACCGATATCCAGATTACAGAGGAATACAAAAAGTCGGTCAGGGGAAAAAATCCAAATAGTTGTCATTCATATCAACACACATGTAATTATCGGAATTGGCTTGGATTATATGATTACAAAATCTTCAGATTCCTGGATTGAATTCAGATGTTTGAGATATGAGTTGGAATggcaataaaatattttcaaggtTACGACTATAttgattatttgaagaaaaGATATAATGACCTGCCCAGATCGAGAAAGTTTCACGGATTTTGCTGGCATGTTAATGTTATGAATATGCAATTGACATTGAAATTGCTGGTTTTCGATGGACTGGCATGGGGCTTGGTACATCGTCACTTTTAAgaaggtatgctacaccagagaaatttgatgtagatgaaaagtggaggatatgtataacaatattttgaagttgaaaattttcaaatttactttattttgtcaaaaaatacagttttagtagaaggtaatctgaaaaaaaattaaaaacacctgctggactcgaacctgcgacctacaggtcagcagtaggtatgctaacctactgagctactcggctaggtattcaaattgaaaaggaaaagtcaaatattgctgatattgattttttcatccgtgtttttaaaggaagtcagccattatgacgatgtagagtacgcCCTTTAAGGCGGTGTGTTTGATATGTAAACCTGGTAGACCTTATGCGCATTCAGTCAAGAAGCCGAAACAACAGTTAAActacacaaaataaaatgtcCTGGGTTCAAACTGACCATTCGgaagttttaaattttattaatttttataactttctcatatctttaaaaagatAACATAACATATATATGAACAATCTGATCTCATCCTCCTGATTACAGTTAAAATAGTCGATAACACTTTATACAGTTCAGTACTATAAGATGCTTACAAAATATTCAATGATTCATTCACAGTCACACAGACATAATATATTTGTAACAGTTATAGAATGGTGACCAAACATTATTGAACGAATTCGTACTCGCATACTCCATTCGACTTGCTCATGCAGATATGAAATATCGTTCAGATATGAAATTAACAACCaatatacatttcaaattgtactATCGACATGAAGCAGTTGGCCTTTTTCACTCAAATCAATCGCTATGGGAAGCATATTGGTAACCAGTCTCAAGGGCTAGCTGAAATGGACGGTTTTAGCTTCACGAATTAAGTTCAAGACAATTTCGGAGTTGAATCATATCTACGAACCAAAGATAAAAACCTGTTATTCACACTCTTTTTCGCATTCCAACATTTAATTCATTAATACACACCACTCACACTTCAAAAGGGttaataaaacattttcacAGTGTATGGGTCACATGGATGTATTTCGGTTTAGgtttctttaaataataagTTTATATTAAGGGGTATTAAAATCACATTATATTAAACAtaacatgtaatacatgtagcacaagttttgaagaatttcaaacAAAGTTATATACAGAATATTAGAGTACAATGCTGCCATTCAATTATCACTTTTCTTGTGTAGGAATCTTGCGTTCGTCACGTGAATACTGTTGTACTATTTTTAGACATATGGACATCCGGGTAGTTAGGAATAGGATTGCAATGGTGGGTGTATTTGTGATGTCTATCTACATTTGCCCCCTCCGTCGGTCGCTTGGGGTCCTTCGGTGTAATTCGCACAGAATCCCTGGATCTCATCGACGGATCTTCATCAAAGTAATTAAATGGAATCAGATGTACAGATAGAGCCCCGCCCGCAGTGAGGGTATTCGGGAGATTTTCAGTCTGTGGCAAGTGTTGGGTTCCTAATGTTACCCATGCTACCAAATCCTAGAAAAGTAAACGATCAAACAATCCTCAATAAACTAATATGACAGCTACACATCAACTAATctaaaaagaatatattttgtAGAAAATTAGTTTGAATTAATTTCATACTTATCCCTATGTATATCGTAATTTTGCaagaataaaagaaatgaacGTAAAACTAcctcattaacaatatcatCGTCGTCATCGATGTAAGACTGGAAATTGACTACCGGGTTTTTGGCGTCCCACATGGTGAATATAGAGCTACTAGATTCTTCCCAGTCCTTTTGTTTTGTGACTGCCACTTGGTAACGGGCCCACGAAATGGAGGGACTAAATCCGTAGTTGTCCGGCAGAAGAAGTTTGGACATTCCAGAGGGTTTGATTCGGTAGGATCTTCTAACATTTTCAGGCGTATGTTTCCTGTTATTCGATACTAACAAATACTTCGGAGTTGAGAAATTATACTGGTAAGCGGCTTCTTTCTCCGTGCGTCGGATATTCCTGGTATAAGCATTTTGTATATGATGATGACCATACCAAGGATCCGTCTTATTTTCCATCTTAATGTCAACggtttcaaatatattttttgttccTTTGATATCGAGATCaactttgaaattgaaaagatgGTTATGAAGACCTGCAATGACCGTCTTTCGCACGTGTGCACCGTAAGGTTCTTCCTGCGGAACATAAAACGATGTCCCTAGATAACCTGTCAGTAAAACGCGTATCTCCACCATTCCGTTTTGATAGAACATATAGTCAAACACGTAGTCATAGTTTATGACGCTCATAATAGTTCTAACGACAAGCACGGTGTTAACCAAACCACCGTAAAAAGCTCCAGATCTTCCGTAAGCTCTGTGACGCCGCAAAGGAAAGTTTGAATTGTGTTCAAATACACAAAAGGCGTTCTCATATGTTCGGTGGCCATCCTCGTTTGCGGAATACAGATAAGAGTCTATAAATCGCGCATTCTCGGGACAATCTACGCTTGGGACTAATCCCCTGGAACGGGTTCCGAACAAGCCGGCGCTGTCGGCATAATACAACATCCGGTTGGTCGGACTGAAACCTGAATACAAGACAGTCACTTCCTGCATGCTTAATTCGTATATAATTCTCTCCGAGTCAAATTTAATGTCAAAAAGCTGCAGGCCATTTGTGGTcgacattttaaattttaaatcccAAGTCATGTATTTAATTGAATTTCCATTTATTTTAAATCGGGGTCCATCAGGATAAAATTGACGAGGTGGTCGCCTGCCATTCTCAGGAAACTGGTTCTCCCGCATTTCTAATGAACTAAAAGTTCTCTCTTCCCCTGTTGGGAACGGaattcttgttttatttatttgctGACACCTGTAAGCTTTTAGAAATACAGATAACGATTCAAATAACTGATTTGCATACCATACATCTAAAATTCTCCAATCATTGGGGTTGTGTGAGGTCATGTCGACCAAGAACTGAAAATCAAGCGGATGCAGTGTATAGAACTCAACATTGTGTGCAAACCAGAACCAAGACTTTCTTGTTCCTTCCGGAAGGTAACCACTGGAGATTGGAGTCATAGAAAACCGCAAACACTGGTTGCCACAATTGAAAGGAGTCGCGTTATAACTCTCTATCAGTACTTGATGAGCCTGTCGTGCAACTCTTCCTATCACATGCTTATAAATTGCCATAAACTCAAAGCTGGAGAAAGGACGATATATATAAGGAACTTTCGTCGTTCTAGCTGTTGTGTTTATTATTTCAGCGTACGTAATGTTCGGAAGAGGACCAACGATATATTCACCAATGAATGGCGGAGTTCGGTCCCCGTGCATTATAAAAACCTTGGCGTCTCTCTTAGGTTTAGTACCATTATTATCCCAAAATTCCAGCAATTCACTTTTCTTTGGTGTGTGCACTTCTATAGCATGTATGAAACTTTGATCAATTTTTGCTTCTTTGGGGTGTTTCAAATTCATCTTGTCATGAAGATAGTTTACAACCAAATTTATCTCGCCCCTCGTGAGTGTGTCCAAAGCCGAGCCATGGAGCCGGTCAACAACTTCTTTTTCAGTTTCCTCAAAATCTTCAGTGGGACAAGTACCAGTATTTGCGCTAAATGTTTCAATTTCTTGGTCTTTAATTATCCATATTGAAACGCACAAGAACATAAAGATGAATGTGGAGAGTGAAAATAGGAAGGTTAACCATTTCCACTTAACCGTACTGTCGATCAAATTCTTCATGTTGACGACAGTATgctgaaaagaaaataatacaaacaattaatttgaaatgtGACGTCCGTTTATTAGAGTTATCTTTCGTGACATTTCTAACAGAACTTGGTCAGTATAAGTTAACTAATCGCTCAAAGTGTGTTCCGGAAATCTATCTCTAACCCCGTCCCTGAAGTCATCTTAGCCTATCATTCAATGTCATTGGGCCACAAAAACTCGGTGAACGTAGGAGAATTTGATGAATGTTAAGCTTAGTTACAGTCAACTAAACGAAAAAAGCACGAGTCAAGATAAGCTTCCGTATTTGCCTATTCTCAGGAGGATTATATGTATTTAGAGAATGTTACGCAGGGCAATTGTGTTTGTTCAATATAAAAGAAATTGATTTTGTCGCCTTTGATCTATGTTTagttgtgtaaaaaaaaaaaaagacggggaaaatcattattttcacattatcgCATTAGTTACAAACTTGACGAGTGTTCATTCGGAGCGACTGGATTGATGTTCCTTTAATAAAGCGTCTCCCTCCCCCACCACAAATTAAACATGATTGTTCGTGGCGATTTTCCATAACGAAATACtcatattttattaaatcaGATGTCAGTAACGAACATTAGCGAAAAACGCGGGTTTTCGCAATTTTGTATAATAACATATTTACATCCATGGCtcgttttaaaattaattttcacaattctttttttttttcacacacGCACTAATTCTTGCATTCCATTAGTTTGTATAGGTACACTgtatcttgtttttttttcccaTCAGAATTCGGTCAGTTGCAAAACAGGTTTCTGTTGGAGTGTTGAGTAGTGTTTTAGATTACTCTTAACTCTGTGTAAATAAACGTACCTTACATCTTCAGCTAGTGACCCCTATACCTACCAACCTACATGTTTCCATGCCAATAAACTTCTGCCGTCTGGTTCGCGATACAAACCAAATTTCCGTAACAAAAATTCGTTTCCTTTACAAATTTATTTCCCTTGTGGTGTAAGTTtggaaaatgtaaatttttaagATATGTATTTTACTTAAATGACCTGATAATTCCACCTGCTCTATCGCAGATAATTGCCGGTTAAATG is a window from the Ostrea edulis chromosome 5, xbOstEdul1.1, whole genome shotgun sequence genome containing:
- the LOC125648823 gene encoding putative amine oxidase [copper-containing]; amino-acid sequence: MHNHHTVTVHYLKKHTVVNMKNLIDSTVKWKWLTFLFSLSTFIFMFLCVSIWIIKDQEIETFSANTGTCPTEDFEETEKEVVDRLHGSALDTLTRGEINLVVNYLHDKMNLKHPKEAKIDQSFIHAIEVHTPKKSELLEFWDNNGTKPKRDAKVFIMHGDRTPPFIGEYIVGPLPNITYAEIINTTARTTKVPYIYRPFSSFEFMAIYKHVIGRVARQAHQVLIESYNATPFNCGNQCLRFSMTPISSGYLPEGTRKSWFWFAHNVEFYTLHPLDFQFLVDMTSHNPNDWRILDVWYANQLFESLSVFLKAYRCQQINKTRIPFPTGEERTFSSLEMRENQFPENGRRPPRQFYPDGPRFKINGNSIKYMTWDLKFKMSTTNGLQLFDIKFDSERIIYELSMQEVTVLYSGFSPTNRMLYYADSAGLFGTRSRGLVPSVDCPENARFIDSYLYSANEDGHRTYENAFCVFEHNSNFPLRRHRAYGRSGAFYGGLVNTVLVVRTIMSVINYDYVFDYMFYQNGMVEIRVLLTGYLGTSFYVPQEEPYGAHVRKTVIAGLHNHLFNFKVDLDIKGTKNIFETVDIKMENKTDPWYGHHHIQNAYTRNIRRTEKEAAYQYNFSTPKYLLVSNNRKHTPENVRRSYRIKPSGMSKLLLPDNYGFSPSISWARYQVAVTKQKDWEESSSSIFTMWDAKNPVVNFQSYIDDDDDIVNEDLVAWVTLGTQHLPQTENLPNTLTAGGALSVHLIPFNYFDEDPSMRSRDSVRITPKDPKRPTEGANVDRHHKYTHHCNPIPNYPDVHMSKNSTTVFT